One Dreissena polymorpha isolate Duluth1 chromosome 9, UMN_Dpol_1.0, whole genome shotgun sequence genomic window carries:
- the LOC127846547 gene encoding uncharacterized protein LOC127846547, which translates to MTDINGFYTNGKIKQLAFHLKGKNGLIASDVVMTMYGTLCLGTMYGDLCLENMYGSLCLGTMYGDLCLGAMYGDLCIGAMYGDLCLGAMYGDVCLGAMYGALCLGTMYGDLCPRDYVWRPMFSGLVVMTPSLRDSIP; encoded by the exons ATGACGGACATAAACGGGTTTTATACCAACGGTAAAATAAAACAGTTGGCATTTCATTTGAAAGGCAAAAACGGTTTGATCGCTTCTGATGTTGTCAT GACTATGTATGGAACCCTATGCCTCggaactatgtatggagacctatgcctCGAGAATATGTATGGAAGCCTATGTCtcgggactatgtatggagacctatgtctcggagctatgtatggagacctatgtatcggagctatgtatggagacctatgtctcggagctatgtatggagacgtatgtctcggagctatgtatgggGCCCTATGTCTCggaactatgtatggagacctatgtcctcgggactatgtatggagacctatgttcTCGGGACTCGTTGTAATGACTCCGAGTCTGCGTGACTCGATACCGTAG